From one Sandaracinaceae bacterium genomic stretch:
- a CDS encoding YeeE/YedE thiosulfate transporter family protein, with amino-acid sequence MKIASPMKLASGLGTGLAFGFLLQKGRAAKRVEIVDALRFDQWRVAKIMGTASVVGGLGTYALGRAGRIEPKIKPLALGVVTGGALFGAGLAALGYCPGTTVTAAGEGQRDAMLGIAGMMVGALAYVALLPRLKPFLERGDMGEVTVPELARAGVRAAEDAVRRQRG; translated from the coding sequence ATGAAGATCGCGTCTCCGATGAAGCTCGCGTCGGGCCTCGGCACGGGGCTGGCGTTCGGCTTCCTGCTTCAGAAAGGTCGGGCGGCGAAGCGGGTCGAGATCGTCGACGCGCTTCGGTTCGACCAGTGGAGGGTCGCCAAGATCATGGGGACGGCCAGCGTGGTCGGCGGGCTCGGCACCTACGCGCTCGGCCGAGCCGGGAGGATCGAGCCGAAGATCAAGCCGCTCGCGCTCGGCGTCGTGACGGGCGGCGCGCTGTTCGGGGCCGGCCTCGCGGCGCTCGGCTACTGCCCCGGGACCACGGTCACCGCGGCCGGGGAGGGTCAGCGAGACGCCATGCTCGGGATCGCCGGGATGATGGTCGGCGCGCTCGCGTACGTCGCGCTGCTGCCTCGCCTGAAGCCCTTCCTCGAGCGAGGCGACATGGGTGAGGTCACCGTCCCGGAGCTCGCGCGCGCCGGCGTGCGCGCAGCAGAGGACGCGGTCCGTCGACAGCGAGGCTGA
- a CDS encoding FAD-dependent oxidoreductase, producing MTDRRPPWRSPRARLGGPPDRVDADVAVVGGGITGLTLTLLLAEAGVDVALFERDRLGAGVTGKSTGHLTTLPDLGLARAIDAHGEERAASVVDAMARTVDELERRAAALAPQAFERVDGYLFAEPEGDVEALRGELAAARRLGLPVTEDAPPDLPFEVEAAMRLPGQAKLSPGVWLEALAAAAREAGARLYDHAAVTRVRGKEHIELASGAEVRADRVVLATHTPVGVDPLQTEVAPHRSYVLAFRLASGAPPPALYWDTEAPYHYIRSHDGLVIAGGADHKTGHDDPAEAEARLERWVRARFDVGEIVHRWSSQVYEPIDGLPFIGESLLGRDVWVATGFSGDGLVWGTFAAQVLAARLTGQEHPYARLLDARRVDTAGTKDFLKENADVAKRFVADRLGALRQGDPESVGPGDGAVLRLGRKLVAVHRDASGALHQREAVCPHLGCVVSWNGVEGSWDCPCHGARYDAQGEILEGPSTRGLKPREH from the coding sequence ATGACCGACCGCCGTCCTCCGTGGAGGTCCCCGCGCGCCCGCCTCGGCGGTCCACCCGATCGCGTCGACGCCGACGTCGCCGTCGTCGGTGGGGGGATCACCGGCCTCACGTTGACATTGCTGCTCGCCGAGGCCGGGGTCGACGTCGCCCTCTTCGAGCGGGACCGGCTCGGAGCGGGCGTCACCGGCAAGAGCACGGGGCACCTCACCACGCTCCCGGACCTCGGCCTCGCGCGCGCGATCGACGCGCACGGGGAGGAGCGCGCGGCCTCGGTCGTCGACGCCATGGCGCGCACGGTGGATGAGCTGGAGCGGCGCGCGGCGGCCCTCGCACCGCAGGCGTTCGAGCGCGTGGACGGCTATCTATTCGCGGAGCCGGAGGGCGACGTGGAGGCGCTGCGCGGTGAGCTCGCGGCGGCCCGTCGGCTCGGCCTCCCGGTCACGGAGGACGCGCCCCCCGACCTCCCCTTCGAGGTGGAGGCGGCGATGCGTCTGCCGGGGCAGGCCAAGCTCTCTCCCGGGGTCTGGCTCGAGGCGCTCGCGGCGGCCGCACGCGAGGCCGGCGCGCGCCTCTACGATCACGCGGCCGTCACCCGCGTGCGCGGCAAGGAGCACATCGAGCTCGCGAGCGGCGCGGAGGTGCGCGCCGACCGCGTCGTGCTCGCGACCCACACCCCGGTCGGCGTCGATCCGCTCCAGACCGAGGTCGCGCCGCATCGCTCGTACGTGCTCGCCTTCCGCCTCGCCTCCGGCGCGCCGCCTCCCGCCCTCTACTGGGACACGGAGGCGCCCTACCACTACATCCGCTCGCACGACGGCCTCGTCATCGCGGGCGGCGCGGACCACAAGACCGGCCACGACGACCCGGCCGAGGCCGAGGCGCGGCTCGAGCGGTGGGTCCGAGCCCGCTTCGACGTCGGCGAGATCGTCCACCGCTGGTCGTCTCAGGTCTACGAGCCGATCGACGGCCTCCCCTTCATCGGCGAGAGCCTGCTCGGGCGCGACGTGTGGGTCGCGACCGGCTTCAGCGGCGACGGCCTGGTGTGGGGGACGTTCGCCGCGCAGGTCCTGGCGGCGCGCTTGACCGGTCAGGAGCACCCCTACGCGCGGCTCCTCGACGCGCGGCGCGTCGACACGGCGGGGACGAAGGACTTCCTGAAGGAGAACGCGGACGTCGCCAAGCGCTTCGTCGCCGACCGGCTCGGCGCCCTCCGGCAAGGCGACCCCGAGTCGGTCGGCCCCGGCGATGGCGCGGTGCTGCGGCTCGGGCGCAAGCTCGTCGCGGTGCACCGAGACGCCTCGGGCGCCCTCCACCAGCGCGAGGCGGTGTGCCCTCACCTGGGGTGCGTCGTGAGCTGGAACGGGGTCGAGGGCTCGTGGGACTGCCCCTGCCACGGCGCCCGCTACGACGCGCAGGGGGAGATCCTCGAGGGCCCGAGCACGCGCGGGCTGAAGCCCCGAGAGCACTGA
- a CDS encoding Uma2 family endonuclease — MSEPATPLRMTAAEYLAWEREQPEKHEFHLGEVFAMAGGSPRHNFLASACAAELRTAHRGGPCGVLSSDQQISTTSRKRYVYADAVVVCGPFEHETGASDVLTNPSVVVEVLSSSTEAYDRGEKWQAYQRLGSLRDYLLVSQREARVEHYQRTEGGWRYAALGEGERIELAGGASFAVDDLYRGAFDYPGDAAPDPVDASSGD, encoded by the coding sequence ATGTCCGAGCCGGCGACCCCGCTCCGCATGACCGCGGCCGAGTACCTCGCGTGGGAGCGCGAGCAGCCCGAGAAGCACGAGTTCCACCTCGGCGAGGTCTTCGCGATGGCGGGCGGCAGCCCGCGACACAACTTCCTCGCGAGCGCGTGCGCAGCCGAGCTCCGGACCGCCCATCGCGGCGGGCCCTGCGGCGTGCTGTCCTCGGACCAGCAGATTTCCACCACGAGCCGGAAGCGCTACGTCTACGCCGACGCGGTCGTCGTCTGCGGTCCCTTCGAGCACGAGACGGGCGCGAGCGACGTCTTGACCAACCCGAGCGTCGTGGTCGAGGTCCTGTCGTCCAGCACCGAGGCCTACGACCGCGGTGAGAAGTGGCAGGCTTACCAGCGCCTCGGCTCCCTGCGCGACTACCTCCTCGTGTCTCAGCGCGAGGCGCGCGTCGAGCACTACCAGCGCACCGAGGGAGGCTGGCGCTACGCCGCGCTCGGCGAAGGCGAGCGGATCGAGCTCGCTGGCGGCGCCTCGTTCGCGGTCGACGACCTCTACCGTGGCGCCTTCGACTACCCGGGCGACGCCGCTCCCGATCCCGTCGACGCGTCGAGCGGCGACTGA